The Mesorhizobium loti genome includes a region encoding these proteins:
- a CDS encoding glutathione S-transferase family protein has translation MQPIAPSKPAIQGMPATGAPGLTRARTCRGYDLKPQLLSAPYSPYARMVRVVAHELDLHSTIDIVPGDTWNVPARVKDANPLGKVPTLVVGGSLIVFDSRAICDYLCGLAIGQTLLPAQGGERAAVLTMQSLGTGLMDTMIERFLERWRPVDQQMPEVAERLRASAWRCYDYLERASPSFEERVDLGTIAVAVALSYVSFRFPKDDWTAGRPQLSAWYGRFSHRDSMLQTVLQDLVQPEPRPDALTNSPMDDRRDK, from the coding sequence ATGCAGCCGATTGCCCCGTCTAAGCCGGCCATCCAAGGGATGCCCGCCACCGGCGCCCCTGGTCTTACACGTGCTCGAACATGTCGGGGTTACGACTTGAAGCCGCAACTGCTGTCCGCTCCCTATTCGCCTTACGCACGCATGGTACGTGTCGTGGCCCATGAACTCGATCTGCATTCGACGATCGACATCGTTCCCGGCGATACCTGGAACGTGCCGGCACGGGTGAAGGACGCGAACCCGCTTGGCAAAGTGCCAACGCTTGTCGTTGGGGGTTCCCTCATCGTTTTCGATTCACGTGCCATCTGCGACTATCTGTGCGGACTAGCCATTGGCCAAACGCTGTTGCCGGCACAAGGCGGCGAACGCGCGGCGGTGCTGACGATGCAGTCGCTGGGCACCGGCCTGATGGACACGATGATCGAGCGGTTTCTGGAACGCTGGCGGCCGGTCGACCAGCAGATGCCAGAGGTGGCGGAGCGGCTGCGGGCAAGCGCATGGCGATGCTACGATTATCTCGAACGCGCCAGCCCGTCCTTCGAGGAGCGCGTCGACCTCGGCACGATCGCGGTTGCTGTTGCGTTGAGTTATGTCTCCTTCCGGTTTCCGAAAGATGATTGGACCGCTGGCAGGCCGCAACTGTCCGCCTGGTACGGGCGCTTCTCGCACCGTGACTCGATGTTGCAGACCGTTCTGCAAGACCTCGTGCAGCCGGAGCCTCGGCCGGATGCGCTAACGAATTCCCCCATGGACGACAGGAGAGACAAATGA
- a CDS encoding ABC transporter ATP-binding protein produces the protein MPNQTDDYTSSTAPAGNGATVRFKGVRKTYDGGHSFAVTGLDLDVHDGEFLTLLGPSGSGKTTTLMMLAGFEDPSVGQIFIGDAPITGVPSHRRGIGVVFQSYALFPHMTVAENLAFPLKVRRLGRAEITDRVNSALAMVELSGFGGRKPSQLSGGQQQRVAVARALVFQPKLVLMDEPLGALDKRLRDQMQFELKSLQKRLGITVVYVTHDQVEALSMSDRIAVFDKGAVQQLASPDLIYRRPATLFVAGFIGDSNRMGATVVSSASDRRVAVRLAGGRVINANAATPMTAGTRATVSVRPEAFVLQPTGQGMNATILEVMPLGDQTRVRISCPQISTDAMTIKVASHYDEMRPAAGDNVFVDIDESDAMVFAEILQ, from the coding sequence ATGCCCAACCAGACTGATGACTATACATCGTCGACCGCGCCCGCCGGAAACGGAGCCACGGTTCGCTTCAAGGGAGTTCGCAAGACCTATGATGGCGGCCACAGCTTCGCCGTGACGGGCCTGGATCTCGATGTTCATGACGGCGAGTTCCTGACCCTGCTAGGGCCGTCGGGATCCGGCAAGACGACAACGCTGATGATGCTGGCTGGTTTCGAGGACCCGAGTGTTGGCCAGATCTTCATCGGCGACGCGCCGATTACCGGCGTTCCTTCTCATCGGCGCGGCATAGGCGTGGTATTCCAGAGCTACGCATTGTTTCCACACATGACTGTCGCCGAGAATCTTGCCTTCCCGCTTAAGGTACGCCGGCTTGGCCGGGCCGAAATAACCGATCGCGTCAATAGCGCCCTCGCCATGGTCGAGCTTTCCGGATTTGGCGGCCGCAAGCCTTCGCAGTTGTCTGGCGGTCAGCAGCAGCGTGTCGCCGTGGCGCGGGCGCTAGTCTTCCAGCCGAAGCTGGTGCTCATGGACGAACCGCTTGGCGCGCTTGACAAGCGGCTTCGCGACCAGATGCAGTTCGAACTGAAATCGCTGCAGAAGCGGCTCGGCATCACCGTGGTCTATGTCACGCATGATCAGGTCGAAGCTTTGTCGATGTCGGACCGGATTGCGGTTTTCGACAAGGGAGCGGTCCAGCAATTGGCATCCCCGGACTTGATCTATCGTCGCCCGGCAACGCTTTTCGTCGCCGGCTTCATAGGTGACAGCAATCGCATGGGCGCAACGGTCGTTTCATCCGCCAGCGACCGTCGCGTCGCCGTCAGATTAGCCGGAGGCCGTGTCATCAACGCAAATGCCGCCACGCCGATGACCGCAGGTACCCGGGCTACCGTCAGCGTTCGACCTGAGGCGTTCGTGCTGCAGCCAACCGGCCAAGGCATGAATGCCACCATTCTCGAGGTTATGCCGCTCGGTGACCAGACGCGTGTCCGGATTTCCTGCCCACAGATCTCCACCGACGCAATGACGATCAAAGTGGCGTCGCACTACGATGAGATGCGGCCGGCCGCTGGTGACAATGTGTTCGTCGACATCGACGAGAGCGATGCGATGGTTTTCGCGGAGATCTTGCAGTGA
- a CDS encoding antibiotic biosynthesis monooxygenase, whose translation MIARIWQAWAEVSKADRYEAFLRDTIIPALKAMDNGPHDMQINRRRDGDLVEFKTIMWFDDMAGVRAFAGDTFETAIVAEEDRALLIRFEQHVKHYEVVGSFAK comes from the coding sequence ATGATTGCGCGTATCTGGCAGGCCTGGGCCGAGGTTTCAAAAGCCGACCGTTACGAAGCCTTCTTGCGAGACACGATCATTCCAGCCTTGAAGGCGATGGATAACGGCCCCCACGACATGCAGATCAATCGACGGCGCGATGGCGACCTTGTCGAATTCAAAACCATCATGTGGTTCGACGACATGGCGGGGGTGCGCGCGTTTGCCGGAGACACGTTCGAGACCGCGATTGTCGCCGAGGAAGATCGCGCGCTGCTGATACGGTTCGAACAGCATGTGAAGCACTATGAGGTAGTCGGCAGCTTCGCTAAATGA
- a CDS encoding amidohydrolase family protein: MLIPGLISTHAHVGASYGDHLVVDGGRRDLLGTGFLNYEPMREGQVGLDHGTDADASIRYGFSLLLRHGITTVVEMGGGLFDDGKTMLRRAAESGIRLYYGPSFNPGRYIVDDRGRIVREIREDVALRQLQYASDFIARHAGDNGGRFHGMLIPGEAFNCTPAIFEATRNAADDLGVGIALRLAEQVYEFHEALRRTGRTPVRLIEDSGILRPRTVLGDGRFVGGNSQTAYAYDDDLDRLAASGATIAHTPIAGMRRGGILESFDRYRKRGVKLSIGTASHPLDMIAEMRSASLLGKIADQSVEAASAADVFRAATLGGAEALGRPDLGRVAVGAKADLTLIDLARLRVGPVFDPIRMLLHATTSDCVEMVVVDGDTVVENGRVLAFDVADDVGRVRDGAHRIQEDFASRNWSGRKIEDVFPPALPAWTA, translated from the coding sequence TTGCTCATTCCGGGGTTGATCAGCACGCACGCGCATGTCGGCGCCAGCTACGGCGACCACCTGGTTGTCGATGGCGGGCGTCGGGACCTGCTGGGCACCGGGTTTCTGAATTATGAGCCGATGAGGGAAGGGCAGGTCGGCCTTGACCACGGCACCGATGCAGACGCTTCGATCCGCTATGGATTTTCGTTGCTGCTGCGGCATGGCATTACCACCGTCGTTGAGATGGGCGGTGGCCTGTTCGATGACGGCAAAACCATGCTGCGGCGGGCCGCCGAAAGTGGCATCCGCCTCTACTACGGTCCCTCCTTCAATCCGGGCCGATATATTGTCGACGATCGGGGGCGAATCGTACGGGAAATTCGCGAGGACGTGGCCTTGCGGCAGCTTCAGTACGCTTCCGACTTCATCGCGCGACACGCCGGCGACAATGGCGGCCGGTTCCATGGCATGCTCATTCCCGGCGAGGCTTTCAATTGCACGCCAGCGATTTTTGAAGCGACACGCAATGCCGCCGACGATCTGGGTGTCGGTATCGCGCTCCGGCTTGCTGAACAAGTCTACGAATTCCACGAGGCACTGAGGCGGACCGGCCGCACTCCAGTCCGCCTGATCGAGGACAGCGGTATCCTGCGGCCGCGTACGGTGCTCGGCGATGGTCGATTCGTTGGCGGCAATTCGCAAACTGCTTATGCTTATGATGATGATCTCGATCGGCTGGCGGCATCGGGTGCCACCATTGCCCACACACCGATCGCTGGCATGCGGCGCGGCGGCATCCTTGAGAGTTTCGATCGTTATCGCAAGCGCGGGGTCAAACTGTCGATCGGCACCGCCTCCCATCCACTCGACATGATAGCGGAGATGCGCAGCGCGTCGCTGCTGGGCAAGATTGCTGACCAGAGCGTGGAAGCGGCAAGCGCGGCGGACGTGTTTCGCGCCGCGACGCTGGGTGGAGCGGAAGCGCTCGGCCGGCCCGATCTCGGTCGCGTGGCTGTGGGCGCCAAAGCGGATCTCACGCTTATCGACCTCGCCAGACTGCGCGTTGGCCCGGTCTTCGATCCAATCCGTATGCTTTTGCATGCAACGACGAGCGACTGTGTCGAGATGGTGGTGGTCGACGGCGACACGGTCGTCGAGAACGGACGAGTGCTCGCCTTCGACGTCGCCGATGACGTGGGTCGCGTGCGCGACGGCGCTCACAGGATCCAAGAAGACTTTGCATCCCGGAACTGGTCGGGGCGCAAGATTGAAGACGTGTTTCCGCCGGCGCTGCCGGCGTGGACTGCTTGA